In the genome of Thermoplasma sp. Kam2015, the window ATAAAAATATTTCTTGCCAAGGGATTCAGCTACATGCTTCACTCTCTCCAGACCGCCGTCGTCTGGTGAGACTATATAATCTATGTCAACGTTCCTGTAAAAGTCTATGATGGATCTATCCGCATGCAGATTGGTAAATTTCACCTTGGAATAGCTCAGAGTCTGCTCGTCATGTATATCAACTGTGGCTATGCTTCTGCTGTACGTGGCAAATATCTCCGTGAGTATTTGGGAGGATATTGGTTCTCCGCGCTTGTATCTCTGGTGCTGCCTGGCATATCCGTAATAAGGCGCTATTATGTTCACGCTCTTGACAGCGTAATCTCTCACCGCAGAGAGGGTCAGGATCATCTCCATGATCTCCCCATCGGTATGCGTGTTGCCTATGATGAAGACATCTTCCCCGCTCATATCGGTATCATATCGCAGATAGAGTTCTCCATCTGGAAACCGCCTCTCATCAGGCATGACAAGTTCGCTGTGAAGCTGATCTGCAACCTTTTCTGCAAGACCCGCAGATGATCGTAGGCCGATTATTTTCATAACGCACAGGTATGTCTATTTCTATTAAAAATTTGAGGGCATTCCAAACAGTTCAACATCCAATGCAGCACAAACGCTTGTAATATCAAATCCAGCGTATGCATAGAGTTACGGAAGCAGTTTAGGATAGATCTAAGGTTCTGCTGAGGAAGATAAAAATAGATCCAAGCCTTAATTTTACCGATACAGATGCCCATAATCAGAAACACTGTTGGATCCGCATTATATGTTTATCTCAACAGGCCGGATAGAAAAAATGCCATAGACCTGGAGACGGTATATGATCTTGAAAAGATTCTGGATGACTCCGCCTCAGACGATAGCATTCGAGCTGTTGTATTATCTGGCGAGGGAAAGGATTTCTCTGCAGGTGCGGATATAAATATGCTTGCCTCTTTTGACAGTGCATCGGCCTACGAATTCAGAATGGCCATGAACAGAGTCTCAAGAAAGATCCGTGATCTTCCGAAGCCAGTCATTGCCGTACTGAAGGGCTATTCGCTGGGAGGTGGGCTTGAAATAGCCGAATCAGCAGACATAAGGATAGCTCTAAAGGATGCCGTCATAGGGCAGCCTGAGATATCCATAGGAATAAATGCCGGTGCTGGCGGGAACGTTATCCTGCCCAGGATAGTGGGTGCTGGTAGGGCGATGTACATGGCCATGACCGGTAGGAAGATGAGCGCAATGGAAGCCAAGGCCATGGGCCTTGTGGATGAAGTGGTAGAGGATGAGGATCAGGTCAGATCGATAGTGGACGATATAGCCGGGAAGCCGCAGGCCACACTTCAGTATATAAAGAAGCTTGTCAATGCCTCACTGGATCTTCCGATTGATCGTGCCATGGAGGAAGAGGCGTTATATTTCTCCATGCTATTTACGAAGAAAGAAATAACGGATCTTCTGTTAAAATGGAGGAAGAGATGATGATCCTTGGTGTGGATGGCGGCTCAACGAAGACGCTTGCGATTGTTTTTGATGAGAGAAGCGAGTCGATAGCTGGTGTGGGGATATCAGGGCCTTCCAACTTCACGAATGCTCCGAGGGAAACTGCAACTGCAAATATATCAGATGCAGTCAAGAAAGCATGCTCCGAAGCCGGTGTGGACATGAGGAGCATCGATACGAAGGTCTTTGGCCTGGCAGGTATCGGAGACAGCAAAGAAGCCACCGAACTCGGTAAGGACATCGTAAGATCCATCGTCGGAAAAGCTGATGTAGTATCGGATGGCCTCGGAGCCTATAAATTCGCCAATCTGAATGAAGACGGAGTTGTGTTTGCACCCGGAACGGGCAGCGTCGGATTTCTTAAGAAGGGAGGCGAACCAAAGCGCTTCGGCGGATGGGGATGGGTAATAGGCGATGAGGGATCTGCAAGCTGGATGGCCAAGCAGGCGATACTGCTTGCCGAACGCGAATATGATGGGATATCCGAAACTGGATTCAGGGACATAGTCATGAGCTACTTCGGCATGGATCTATATGAGGTGGTATATGCAATCTCCAAGGAGAGGATAGCCAAACGCGTTGTTGCTGCTCTGGCACCTCACATATCCGCTATGGCCAGATCCGGAAATAAATATGCCAATTCCATATTTGAAGAGAGCTCATCCTATATCTCTGAGGTGATGAACTCAAAATCTAAGGCGCTTGGCGGTTCAGGCAGATACTCGGTTCTGGGTGGGACTATGCTGGCAGGAGACTTTTATCAGCATATGATCAGATCCAAGACTTCCGTGCCGGTGAACATTTACTATGGATATCAGGTGGCCATAGGCGATGTGCTGATGGGTCTTGAGAAGAAGGGTGAGATTGATCTTTCAATCAGGGATAAGATCATCCGGCAGTTGAATGCCAGCCTCAAAAATAAACCTGAGGATATAAAAGAATTCCTCTTCATGGAAAATGTGCCTGAATCTTAGGATAACCTCCTCTTCTCCATCTCAAATTCCCTCATCAAATCCTCAGGTATTCCCCCTATGTGACTGAAATATTCACCAATGTTTCTCATCTCCTCTCTCCATCCCTCTCTGTCTATCCTGAACAGTTCCTCGAGATCATGCGTTGAGAGGTTAAGCCCCTCCAGGTTGATCTTCTCCGGTATGTATCCTATGGGCGTCTCAACGGCATTATCGTTGTGATCCAGGCGGTATATGATCCACTCTATGACCCTGAAATTCTCAGAGAAACCTGGCCATATGAAGGAACCATCAGCCCTTCTCCTGAACCAGTTGACGTAGAATATCTTAGGCTTGTACCTAAGCTTCTGCCCCACCTCTATCCAGTGCTTAAAGTAATCAGCTATGTTGTATCCGCAGAAAGGCCTCATGGCCATAGGATCTCTCCTTAACTCGCCGACTTTACCTTCGGATGCAGCAGTTTTCTCAACACCCATTGTGGCGCCCATGAACACGCCGTGATTCCAGTTGAACGCCTCGTACACGAGCGGAATAAGGGACGCGCGCCTTCCACCGAACAGTATGGCAGAAACTGGAACGCCATCCGGATCGTTTATCTTTTCCGACAGGAATGGATAATTTGCCAGAGGTGAGGTGAATCTGGAGTTTGGATGCGCTATTGGTTCTCCATTTGGCTTTCTGAGGATGCCTTTCCAGTCGTACAATTGGTCATCGACGGGATCGAGCCCTTCCCACCACGGTTCGCCGGTCTTTGTCAGGCCTGTGTTTGTGAATATGGTGTCCTTAGTCAGCGTTAGCATTGCATTCCTGTTTGTCCTGTGGTTAGTCCCAGGCACAACTGCAAAGAATCCGTTCTCAGGATTGGTCGCATGCAGTTTGCCATTCTCTATCTTCATCCAGGATATGTCATCGCTGAGGAGCCTTGTCTTCCAGCCAGCATCTGCATAATGCTTTGGCGGATTTATCATGGAAAGGTTTGTCTTTCCGCTTGCACTGGGAAATGCCCCAGTTATGTAGATCTTTCTGCCACGCGGATCCTCCACCTCAAGCAACAGCATGTGCTCTGCCAACCAACCCTCAGATCTGGCCTTCACTGAGGCTATCCTCAGTGCATGGCATTTTTTGCTTAGCAGAGCATTTCCGCCATAGTTTGTGTTGACACTGAGTATATCCGCATCAACACCTTCAGGCTTGTCCCAGGGAAGATGTATTATGTACTTGCTGTTCGGATCGAGGGTTCCGGTTGCATGTACTCCTTTTACAAATCGATCAGGGATTTTCTGCATGATCTGTTTTCCCATCCTGGTTATGTAGTGCAGATTGAGGACGACATATTTGCTGTCCGTGATCTCTACGCCATAGTCCGTGAACCTTGAATCTAGTGGACCAAGTGCATATGGTATTACGTACATCGTCTTTCCACGATAGGCATTCCTGAAAAACCTGTTCCACACATCTCTTGCCTGTTCCAGCGACATATAATTGTTGAGATTTCCGACCATCTTGCTATCCGGAGCGGCAATGAAGGTACGTTCCTCGCTTCTGGCTACATCTGTCCTATCACTTCTGTAAATGAATGAATTGGGATAGTGATCCTTGTTCAGCTCTATGAATTCTCCAGATCTAACCATTTCGCCCGCTATCTGGGCAAATTCTTCTCTTGACCCATCACAGACCAAAACATTCTCAGGATCCGTGAACTTTTTGATAGATTCTATCCATCTCAATGCATTTTTGTTAAGTTCTGTTTCATTCAGCGCGAGCATAATGATTCTACGAAAAAATGGTATATATAAATATCTGAGGTGGTGTTTATAGGTTGCATGTAAAATAATCCCTGATTTTTCTAGGCAGGCAACAGATTTATTGTATGATCCGTTTAAATTATTAAATATAACGAATAAAAATATATGAATATAAAAAACTATAATTTAAAGAAACAAACGCAAATTTTATATGAAGTTCATTATGCGGGTGAAAGTTCAAATTCTATGCGTTTGTTTTTCCTTCCCTTATTCTCTATCTTTCTCAGGATTATGCGACCAACCTCCTTTGTATTTGCAACATGCGTTCCGCCGTCTGATTGTTCGTCAAGGCCTTCAATGACTATTATCCTCACAACTGGCAATGATTCTATCAGTTTTCTTCCAGGCTCTGTTCTTGCCAGATTTGGCCTTTTCAACGCTTCCTCCCTGCTTATGTTCTCCGCGTAGACACGATGGCCTTCGGCTATGAACTCATTGGCCTCTTCTATGATCTGATCGACGAATTCCTTGGTGAAGTTCTCTATATTCATGTCTATTCGGGATCTGTCTTCATATATCTGGCCGCCTGTGAGCAGGGCTTCGGAGTTGTGCTTTGCAGAAACTATGCCATCCAGTATGTGTATGGCCGTGTGGTATCTCATATGCGCATATCTTCTCTGCCAGTCTATGATACCATGTATACTATCGCCGGGTTGCAATCCGTCAGCGTTTTCCAGAATATGGATCACATCATCTCCCTGCTTCTGCACATCGATCACTCTGTATCTTGCATCTCCCTTTAGGATAACGCCAACGTCATTGGGCTGACCCCCTCCTGTTGGATAAAATGCTGTGCGGTTCAAAATCAGCCTGTTAGAATCCACAGAAACTATTTCCGCATCGAATTCCTTCAGGTACATGTTGTCATAATAGATCTTTTCGGTCACGGTGTAGAGTATCCATTCATACTTTAAACAGTTTAGTATTTCACGATAAACAGATCTGTGTAGTAAGATTTAAATATAATAAAAAAATGCCTATCCATGGCAAATCTGATAAGAAAAGAAGACAGAGAATACCTAAAGGGAGAGTTTGACAAGTATCTGAAAAATGATGTTGATCTTGTGGTTTTCACTTCAAATGATGAGAACTGCAGGTATTGCAAGGAGACCGTACAGCTCGCCACTGAAGTTTCTGAGATCAATCCAAAGATTCACCTGAAGGTTTACAACTTCGATGAAGATAAGGAAATGGTGAAAAAATACGGTGTGGAGAAATATCCAGCCACCATAGTTTCCAAGGCGGGTGTCGAGGACGGAAGAATAGTGTATTATGGTCTTCCATCTGGTTATGAATTTGGTTCACTCATAGAGGATCTGAAGAACGTATCCATAGGAGAGGCAGATGTCTCATCCAAGGCAGCCGAGCTCATATCAAAGATAGACAAGCCAATAACGATAAAGGTATACGTTACGCCTACATGTCCGTATTGCCCAAGAGCGGTTGGAACGGCGCATAAATTCGCGCTCCTGAATCCCAACATAAAGGGCGAAATGATCGAGGCTCTGGAATTCGAGAATGAAGCTGAAGAGGTTGGGGTTTCTAGCGTTCCTCACATAGTTATAAACAATGATGTGACCTTCATTGGGGCCTATCCAGACGACCAGTTCGCCGAATACGTCATGGAAGCCTACGATCATCAGTAAATTAAATATTTACTATTTTTTGTAATATTTTATTTTGGTTCTTCATTCTATTATATAAATATTTCTCAGAAATTCCGTATTTTCTTTGTCTTGGATTTATATCTGGTTATTTTATCATAGATACAATAATGTATTTTTAATGCATATATTTCATTGAGCAAAAAGTTAAATAATCTATTTTTGATTATACACTATGGACAGTAGTAATGATGGTAACAATAACAAGGGTACTAACTATCAGCCCCCTTCAGGCGGTGGTTATAGGCCACCTTCAGCTGGTAAGAAGAACCGAAAGCTTGTGTGGGCTGTGGTTGCTGTCGTTATAATAGTTGTAGTTGCAACAGTAAGTGTTGAGGCCTATTATTCGAACAAGGCAGCACACACAATAACAATATGGAGCTCTCAGAGCGCCGGTGGAGAAACGCAGGTCTTCGATCAAGCGGTTAAGGCATTCGAGGCAAAATATCCAAATATAACGCTATCAATTGATACTGCCGTGAATGTTGGGTCAGCCTCCACGTATCTGACAGCCGCCCATGCTGGCAAAGCACCAAATGTATATAGAGATACAAGCGACGATGCAGCTGTTCTATGGGCCTCTGGATCGCTCATCAACATGAGTGATGAATTCAACAGTTCATATTTTGCTCAATTTGAGCCAGCCGCTCTCAATGACTGGACATATCACGGTAGCATATATGGAATACCCATAAACATAAATGGAAATGCACTGTACTACAACAAAATGTACGTCAAGACGCCTCCAAAAACAATCTACCAGCTAATCCAGGAAGCAAAGAATGTGACTGGAAAGACGAGTCCAAATGGTAAAACTGTATATGGATTCCCATACGGGCTTGGACTCTGGTATGGATATAACGCCGCGGCCTGGTTCCCTGCATTCAACGCGACAATATTTAATGCCTCTATGTATCCGCAGCTTAACTCGGTAAATTCCACAAAGACAATAGGCTTCCTTTACAACCTTACATATGTATATAAGGTTAGCCCTACCGGTCTCAGCACGACGAATGATGTAATATCGATGTTTGAGGATAATGAGTCCGCATTCATAGAGGAAGGGCCTTGGATGCAGGCCACCTTCGAAAGCTATCTTGGTAACAATCTCGGTGTGGCACCATTGCCTTACAACAATGTGACGGGCAGCTGGGTTGAGCCTATCTGGGGTTCAATAGGATATGTTGTATCCAACAGCAAAGCCAGTGGAGCAAATCCGACACAGATATGGGCATCAATACAGTTTGTTAAGATGATGACGAACATAACAAACCAGGAACTGTTGTTCAAAGAAGCAGGCGATTTCCCATCTGCAATAGCAGCCAATAGCTGGGCAGTTGCTCATAACTCCACAGATCCGTTCGCAAAGTACTGGTTTGAACAGGAAGAACATACGCAGATCCAGCCTAATTATCTCGCTTTCAATGCATACTGGACTCCATTCAATACGCAGATGTATGCACTGTATGTCGGTGGCCATGGTAACATAACACAAGCTGCAAATGCGCTGGAGCAACAGATAATCTCGACGATGAAGTCCGCAGGATATCCACCATTCATTTCGGCAACGACCATCTCTTTACTGCAGACATCATCCGTCAGTGAAAACATATTTTTCTTTGCAGAGAGCTATGGTAATGTGATAAGATTATAAATAAAATAAGGCTATAGAAATGAAAAGCATGAAAACATTGAATTTTTCAAATTTTTTCAATAAATCCTATGACTGGAAGAGTATAATATACGTGATACCAGTAATAGCCGTTCTTGTCTTTCTGGATTTTTATCCTATAGGCGTTGGCGTCTATTTTTCATTCACAAATCTCAACGTGATACATTTCTATAACTATAGTTTTATAGGATTTGCAAATTATATTGCAATACTTACATCAAGCGCCTTTCCTCAGATAATACTGCATACAATTATCTGGAGCGTTGGAAGTACCGTGTTGATGGTACCTATGGGATTCGCGCTTGCACTGATCATAAATCAGAAAGGCCTGATAGGCAAGCGATTTTATAGAACTTTGATACTCTTTCCATGGGCGTATCCAGCATTCATAACATTGCTGATATGGAAGAACATGCTCAGCTATCATTTCGGGATAATAAACGAAGTTCTTAATGCCTTGGGATTGAAGGGGCTTTTCTGGCTTGGAAGTCCATCTCTAGCCATGCTCTCTTTGATCCTTGTTAATCTATGGTTATCATTTCCGTATTATACCTACGTATTTACGGCCTCCATACAGAGCATACCATCTGAATTATACGATGCAGCGGAGATGGATGGATACGGTACCCTGCGAACTCTGAGAAGAATAACGCTACCGATGCTCAGCAGGCAGTTTGCCTTCATAACAATATTTGGTTTCATATTCACATGGAATAATTTCTATCCAGTTTTTCTACTGACAGGTGGCGGACCTCTTATATCGACCCAGATACTTATAACCTATTCATATTATGAAGCATTCACATACCTTGCCTATGGTGTTGGAATAGCTTATGCAATAATATCAATATTGATACTGCTGGTGCTTGTAGTTCTTGCTAACAAATATACCAAGATGATGCAGGTTCTATATTAGGTGATCTGATGGAAGAGTCAAACGAAAATAAGGAAATAAGGCGTCCAAGATATGCAGAGGCTTATTATAAGAAGAATACGTATTATAAACGCATATCCATAATCAAGAAGATACTTTCTCACATAATACTGATAATAGTGGGAGTATATTCTATTTTCCCAATCTATTACGTGATACTTACATCGTTAAGTTCGGTGAACAGTATCGCCGAGACCAGCTTATCTGATCTCCTCCCAAAGTTCTTCTCACTTTCAAACTATTATCTGATATTATTCAAATATCCCTTTCTAACGTGGCTTGGAAACACGCTAATATTCTGCACGGCATCTACAGCTATAGGGATAGCGTTCGCCATCATAGCTGGGATAGGTATGTCTAGATTTAATATACCTGGAAAAAAGGCAATACTGTATATGATGCTGATACTCACTATGTTTCCTTTTGTTGTTATGGTTATTCCACTCTACTTTATGTTCGCAACGTTACATCTTATCGATACCTATCAGGGCCTGATCTTGGCATATACAGGTGGTGCGCTCGTTTATTCATCATGGCTCATAATGAACTACGTCAACTCGCTTCCCAGGGATTATGAGGAAGCTGCACAATTGGATGGTCTGACTCAGTCTCAAGCTTTGTTCAGGATCCTTGTTCCGATGTCAAGACCGGTGATAATATTTGCAACGCTTGTTGCATTTATGGGCCCATATACAGACTATGCACTTGCAGGTCAATTCATCACAACTCCAAGCATGTACACCCTAGCTATAGGTCTCTATTACACATCCACAGGCACTGTGGTGATGAATTACAATGTCTATGCTGCATTCTCGGTGTTGATGGGCTTACCATTGTTCATACTGTTCTTCGTGTTTCAAAAGTATCTGGTGACAGGATTTAGCCTCGCTACGTATAAATAATCGCATATGGAATAAAAGCTGAAAATATTTAGATATTTTTCAATAGAATATTTTTATTCTTTTGTTATAGGCATATAGTAAAAAATATTTATAGAGAGAAGAGTTTATTATACCATGCGAAGTAGTAATAATATCATAATAGTTCTATCATTGACCGTACTTTTTCTGATGTCGGTAATTTCAATTCCCATATCTGCGGCTTCACCCATGGCGAATAGCGCAATTCATGTAAATGAGGGAAACATAACTTTCACTGGAAATACTCAGGCAGACTTTGCAGGGCATATTGTGTATAGAAATTACATGGCGTCTCCTTGGGGAAAAAATAATAATATCTCCTCGTTTTACGTTTCTTTCAATGCAACATATCTATTCTTAGGCGTTAGCGAAAACATAAGTGATAACGCACTTTATATCTTCATGAGCAATAATACTGGATCTGATTATGGTACCTATGAAATATCGAATCTAAATGTCTGGGCCAGAGATATAAAATTCACTGAACCTCTAAATTATTTTTCCAGCGTTTGGTTTGGTGGTGAAAATACGGGAATAACAGGCTACGGTACATTCTTGATCAACACCTCAATAACTAGTAATACGCCAAACGCTAGGATGATACCGAGTATATTTAAATTTGATTCATCTACCAATAGTACTGAAATAGCCATTCCATGGACTTCAATGTTTCCAAGCGGATATTCTGGTACGCTAGTTATGAATCTTTCCCTCTTCGTCGTTGGAGGAAGCGGTTCATGGGTCGGAACAGGCATACCGTATTATCAGGAGGGATCGTACAACGACGGCACCTACCAGAGTTTATTTACGGTCAATAATACGCTTGCTCTGAACTTTGGATATGTCAATATACCGTCTTCAAGACCAAAGCCTATAAATCTGGCCATAATTTATAACGATCATCAGCCACTTTACAAAATTGTAGGATCCAACAATTACATACTCCCGTGGACAGAAGCCCATGCAACCGCCGAATACATAGAGCAGGCGCTTATAGCACATATGTTTCCGCAGATAAATGTGACATACGAAATGTCTGGATCTCTCCTCTACCAGCTCGTTAATATATCTACGGATCCATACTACAACAATACATTCATTCGATATGCCTTCATACCATACAGCACACTTAATACAACGGAGAATCAAAGTCTACTTGCGAATATAACCGCGGATTACTTCAGTATACCGGAATATGTATTTGAATTGAATGAACCAGCATCCAATGAATACAGAAATTTACATGACATATGGATGTCTGGAGGAAAGTTGAGTTCGTCTCAATTTGAAGATCTGAAAGTTCTGTGGTTCCTCTATGACATCAGTACGCCTCTTATTGAGGGGCAGCTTGGATCCAACTGGATAAACAGTACTATATGGGCTATGCATAATCAGACTTCTTTCAACCAGAAGGATCTTTTAGAAATACTGCATTATTCAAAATGGCTCACAGGTCAGGTCATACCTGCATTCAGAAATGACATGCAGGGAAATCAGAATGGAAGCAATAATGTTGAGCTGTTTACAAGTCCGTTTTATCATCCGTTAACTCCTCTGCTGCTGGCAAACAATATATCAGGTCCAGAAGGCTCCATCGAGAAGGCATCATACTACAGCGATGTGCTGGCTCAGATGAACATAAGCCGTGGTCAGTTTCATTCTCTCTTTGGTCAGTGGCCTTCCGGTATGTACGCTCCAGAGTTCACGGTATCGTATCGTATGATGCAGGCAATAGATGAGTCTGGCGCAATATGGAGCAATACAGCGGAAGCCACTTTAATGGCCTCTGGAATTGATGCCTCTGGTTATGACTTTGGAAACGGTGGAAACATTTCCCAGATGCTAAATCTTTATACACCATACGTGGCTATTGGCCCAGACAACACCTCTGTCTATATGTTCTTCAGGGACGGTTACATATCAAATAACTGGGCTTTCAACTATGGAAACCTTCCAACATGGGTTGCAGTTGATAACATAATAAATTATCTGAAGGGCGTATACAGCGCGATACCGGCTCAAGATCATGCCAGAACGCTGGTAACAATAGGCATAGATGGAGAAAACTGGATGTTTATGTCGCCGTTCGCCGAGGATGGCGTACCATTCTTGGAGGATCTTTACAAGGCACTGGATCAGAACTCTAGTTATATTCATACGGTGACTCCAGATCAGTTCATTCAGCAGGCCAGATCTGATGGATTATCATTCCCAGTTCTAACACATATAGCAACCGCCGGCTGGAACAGCGGAAACGGTAAGGCTGCGCCGTATCAAAACAACATATATTTAACTCAGTGGTCTGGAGATTCTGTACAGGACTTTTACTGGGAGGCTCTAAATTCAGTCAGGAATAAGGTGGTAGAGTACCAAAAATCCCATAACCTCACGCAAATAGAGAATTATTCGGCGTTTGAGAGTAATTTGACAGCCAGAGGTCCTGAAGGAAATCTTACAAGAGCCTGGAATGCTGTATACGCTGCAGAAGGCAGTGACTGGTTCTTCCAGATGGCTCCGTGGACAATAAGCAGCTCCAATACGCTCCCATTTGATTACATATTCAAGGGCGATC includes:
- a CDS encoding ribose-phosphate diphosphokinase, whose translation is MKIIGLRSSAGLAEKVADQLHSELVMPDERRFPDGELYLRYDTDMSGEDVFIIGNTHTDGEIMEMILTLSAVRDYAVKSVNIIAPYYGYARQHQRYKRGEPISSQILTEIFATYSRSIATVDIHDEQTLSYSKVKFTNLHADRSIIDFYRNVDIDYIVSPDDGGLERVKHVAESLGKKYFYIEKKRIDDRTVEMKAPDIDIRGKKVLILDDIISTGGTIAKSSSILRQKGASRIYVSAIHGLFVNSSESKILENADEIHVTDTVSGKFSDISVYQVVSDYINGLYA
- a CDS encoding enoyl-CoA hydratase/isomerase family protein produces the protein MPIIRNTVGSALYVYLNRPDRKNAIDLETVYDLEKILDDSASDDSIRAVVLSGEGKDFSAGADINMLASFDSASAYEFRMAMNRVSRKIRDLPKPVIAVLKGYSLGGGLEIAESADIRIALKDAVIGQPEISIGINAGAGGNVILPRIVGAGRAMYMAMTGRKMSAMEAKAMGLVDEVVEDEDQVRSIVDDIAGKPQATLQYIKKLVNASLDLPIDRAMEEEALYFSMLFTKKEITDLLLKWRKR
- a CDS encoding N-acetylglucosamine kinase, with protein sequence MEEEMMILGVDGGSTKTLAIVFDERSESIAGVGISGPSNFTNAPRETATANISDAVKKACSEAGVDMRSIDTKVFGLAGIGDSKEATELGKDIVRSIVGKADVVSDGLGAYKFANLNEDGVVFAPGTGSVGFLKKGGEPKRFGGWGWVIGDEGSASWMAKQAILLAEREYDGISETGFRDIVMSYFGMDLYEVVYAISKERIAKRVVAALAPHISAMARSGNKYANSIFEESSSYISEVMNSKSKALGGSGRYSVLGGTMLAGDFYQHMIRSKTSVPVNIYYGYQVAIGDVLMGLEKKGEIDLSIRDKIIRQLNASLKNKPEDIKEFLFMENVPES
- a CDS encoding phosphoenolpyruvate carboxykinase (GTP) gives rise to the protein MLALNETELNKNALRWIESIKKFTDPENVLVCDGSREEFAQIAGEMVRSGEFIELNKDHYPNSFIYRSDRTDVARSEERTFIAAPDSKMVGNLNNYMSLEQARDVWNRFFRNAYRGKTMYVIPYALGPLDSRFTDYGVEITDSKYVVLNLHYITRMGKQIMQKIPDRFVKGVHATGTLDPNSKYIIHLPWDKPEGVDADILSVNTNYGGNALLSKKCHALRIASVKARSEGWLAEHMLLLEVEDPRGRKIYITGAFPSASGKTNLSMINPPKHYADAGWKTRLLSDDISWMKIENGKLHATNPENGFFAVVPGTNHRTNRNAMLTLTKDTIFTNTGLTKTGEPWWEGLDPVDDQLYDWKGILRKPNGEPIAHPNSRFTSPLANYPFLSEKINDPDGVPVSAILFGGRRASLIPLVYEAFNWNHGVFMGATMGVEKTAASEGKVGELRRDPMAMRPFCGYNIADYFKHWIEVGQKLRYKPKIFYVNWFRRRADGSFIWPGFSENFRVIEWIIYRLDHNDNAVETPIGYIPEKINLEGLNLSTHDLEELFRIDREGWREEMRNIGEYFSHIGGIPEDLMREFEMEKRRLS
- the alaXM gene encoding alanyl-tRNA editing protein AlaXM, coding for MTEKIYYDNMYLKEFDAEIVSVDSNRLILNRTAFYPTGGGQPNDVGVILKGDARYRVIDVQKQGDDVIHILENADGLQPGDSIHGIIDWQRRYAHMRYHTAIHILDGIVSAKHNSEALLTGGQIYEDRSRIDMNIENFTKEFVDQIIEEANEFIAEGHRVYAENISREEALKRPNLARTEPGRKLIESLPVVRIIVIEGLDEQSDGGTHVANTKEVGRIILRKIENKGRKNKRIEFELSPA
- a CDS encoding thioredoxin family protein, translated to MANLIRKEDREYLKGEFDKYLKNDVDLVVFTSNDENCRYCKETVQLATEVSEINPKIHLKVYNFDEDKEMVKKYGVEKYPATIVSKAGVEDGRIVYYGLPSGYEFGSLIEDLKNVSIGEADVSSKAAELISKIDKPITIKVYVTPTCPYCPRAVGTAHKFALLNPNIKGEMIEALEFENEAEEVGVSSVPHIVINNDVTFIGAYPDDQFAEYVMEAYDHQ
- a CDS encoding extracellular solute-binding protein, which translates into the protein MDSSNDGNNNKGTNYQPPSGGGYRPPSAGKKNRKLVWAVVAVVIIVVVATVSVEAYYSNKAAHTITIWSSQSAGGETQVFDQAVKAFEAKYPNITLSIDTAVNVGSASTYLTAAHAGKAPNVYRDTSDDAAVLWASGSLINMSDEFNSSYFAQFEPAALNDWTYHGSIYGIPININGNALYYNKMYVKTPPKTIYQLIQEAKNVTGKTSPNGKTVYGFPYGLGLWYGYNAAAWFPAFNATIFNASMYPQLNSVNSTKTIGFLYNLTYVYKVSPTGLSTTNDVISMFEDNESAFIEEGPWMQATFESYLGNNLGVAPLPYNNVTGSWVEPIWGSIGYVVSNSKASGANPTQIWASIQFVKMMTNITNQELLFKEAGDFPSAIAANSWAVAHNSTDPFAKYWFEQEEHTQIQPNYLAFNAYWTPFNTQMYALYVGGHGNITQAANALEQQIISTMKSAGYPPFISATTISLLQTSSVSENIFFFAESYGNVIRL
- a CDS encoding carbohydrate ABC transporter permease codes for the protein MKTLNFSNFFNKSYDWKSIIYVIPVIAVLVFLDFYPIGVGVYFSFTNLNVIHFYNYSFIGFANYIAILTSSAFPQIILHTIIWSVGSTVLMVPMGFALALIINQKGLIGKRFYRTLILFPWAYPAFITLLIWKNMLSYHFGIINEVLNALGLKGLFWLGSPSLAMLSLILVNLWLSFPYYTYVFTASIQSIPSELYDAAEMDGYGTLRTLRRITLPMLSRQFAFITIFGFIFTWNNFYPVFLLTGGGPLISTQILITYSYYEAFTYLAYGVGIAYAIISILILLVLVVLANKYTKMMQVLY
- a CDS encoding sugar ABC transporter permease, with amino-acid sequence MEESNENKEIRRPRYAEAYYKKNTYYKRISIIKKILSHIILIIVGVYSIFPIYYVILTSLSSVNSIAETSLSDLLPKFFSLSNYYLILFKYPFLTWLGNTLIFCTASTAIGIAFAIIAGIGMSRFNIPGKKAILYMMLILTMFPFVVMVIPLYFMFATLHLIDTYQGLILAYTGGALVYSSWLIMNYVNSLPRDYEEAAQLDGLTQSQALFRILVPMSRPVIIFATLVAFMGPYTDYALAGQFITTPSMYTLAIGLYYTSTGTVVMNYNVYAAFSVLMGLPLFILFFVFQKYLVTGFSLATYK